A genomic region of Streptomyces sp. R33 contains the following coding sequences:
- a CDS encoding succinic semialdehyde dehydrogenase, with amino-acid sequence MTDSQAPAPLRSAPQPTNPVAPAPAGARTAADVVTPDLVTRLTRGVIGSGRTANHTPFTGAKLADLPEATPEDVAEAFDRARAAQGAWAAVPVRQRAGVLLRFHDLALARQAEVLDLIQLETGKARLHAHEEVQAVAVAARHYGRKAPAYLRPKGHTGAMPTLTKVTELRQPRGVVGQIAPWNYPLELSVGDALPAFVSGNAVVMKPDTETALTALWARDLLIEAGLPAEVFQIVLGDGPVVGPEVVRHADYVSFTGSTRTGREVAQGAAARLVGVSLELGGKNAMLVLHDADIEKAAAGAVRACFSSAGQLCISIERLYVHASIADAFVERFAARTKAMRLGASLAYGADMGSLVGERQLETVQRHVDEAVAKGATLVAGGTARPDIGPLFYEPTILDGVEAPMAVCGEETFGPVVSIYRFTDEDEAVAQANSTAYGLNSSVWTKDARRGHAVAARLRTGTVNINEGYAPAYGSAQAPMGGMKDSGLGRRHGSEGILKYTEAQTVAHQRLLPMAPSLGMDDERYAAFMTRSLKVMKALRLR; translated from the coding sequence ATGACGGACTCGCAGGCCCCGGCCCCCCTCCGCAGCGCACCGCAGCCCACCAACCCGGTCGCCCCCGCCCCGGCCGGTGCCCGTACCGCCGCCGACGTGGTGACCCCCGACCTGGTCACCCGGCTCACCCGCGGAGTGATCGGCTCCGGCCGGACCGCCAACCACACCCCCTTCACCGGGGCCAAGCTGGCGGACCTGCCCGAGGCCACTCCCGAGGACGTGGCCGAGGCCTTCGACCGGGCCCGCGCCGCCCAGGGCGCCTGGGCCGCGGTCCCCGTGCGCCAGCGGGCCGGCGTACTGCTCCGCTTCCACGACCTGGCCCTGGCCCGCCAGGCCGAGGTGCTCGACCTGATCCAGCTGGAGACCGGCAAGGCCCGCCTGCACGCCCACGAGGAGGTGCAGGCCGTCGCCGTCGCCGCCCGGCACTACGGGCGCAAGGCCCCCGCGTACCTGCGCCCCAAAGGCCACACGGGTGCCATGCCCACCCTCACCAAGGTCACCGAGCTGCGCCAGCCGCGCGGGGTCGTCGGCCAGATCGCCCCCTGGAACTACCCCCTCGAGCTGTCCGTCGGTGACGCGCTGCCCGCGTTCGTCTCCGGCAACGCCGTCGTCATGAAGCCCGACACCGAGACCGCGCTCACCGCCCTGTGGGCCCGTGACCTGCTGATCGAGGCCGGACTGCCCGCCGAGGTCTTCCAGATCGTGCTCGGCGACGGGCCCGTCGTCGGCCCGGAGGTGGTCCGGCACGCCGACTACGTCTCCTTCACCGGCTCCACGCGGACCGGCCGCGAGGTCGCCCAGGGTGCCGCGGCCCGCCTCGTCGGGGTCTCGCTCGAGCTCGGCGGCAAGAACGCCATGCTCGTGCTGCACGACGCCGACATCGAGAAGGCCGCCGCGGGCGCCGTCCGCGCCTGCTTCTCCTCCGCCGGCCAGCTCTGCATCTCCATCGAGCGGCTGTACGTCCACGCCTCGATCGCCGACGCGTTCGTCGAGCGCTTCGCCGCCCGTACGAAGGCCATGCGGCTCGGCGCCTCCCTCGCGTACGGCGCGGACATGGGCTCACTGGTCGGCGAGCGCCAGCTGGAGACCGTCCAGCGGCACGTCGACGAGGCCGTCGCCAAGGGTGCCACCCTCGTCGCGGGCGGCACCGCCCGCCCCGACATCGGCCCGCTCTTCTACGAGCCCACCATCCTCGACGGCGTCGAGGCGCCGATGGCGGTCTGCGGCGAGGAAACGTTCGGCCCGGTGGTCTCGATCTACCGCTTCACCGACGAGGACGAGGCCGTCGCGCAGGCCAACTCCACCGCGTACGGGCTCAACTCCAGCGTCTGGACCAAGGACGCCCGCCGCGGCCACGCCGTCGCCGCCCGCCTGCGCACCGGCACGGTCAACATCAACGAGGGCTACGCCCCCGCCTACGGCAGCGCCCAGGCGCCCATGGGCGGCATGAAGGACTCCGGCCTCGGCCGCCGCCACGGCTCCGAGGGCATCCTCAAGTACACCGAGGCCCAGACCGTCGCCCACCAGCGTCTGCTCCCGATGGCGCCCTCGCTGGGCATGGACGACGAGAGGTACGCGGCGTTCATGACCCGCAGCCTCAAGGTCATGAAGGCTCTCCGTCTGCGCTAG
- a CDS encoding serine/threonine-protein kinase — MEQQTGAGAVLAGRYRLVEPIGSGGMGKVWRAHDELLHRTVAVKELTAGLYVAQADREVLHARTQKEARAAARIQHPAVVVVHDVLEHDDRPWIVMEYIDGPSLAEAAKAAGRIEPNEAARIGLHVLGALRAAHAVGVLHRDVKPGNVLLAKDGRVLLTDFGIAAIEGDSSITRTGEIVGSIDYLAPERVTGGTPGTASDLWSLGATLYTAVEARSPFRRTSPISSLQAVVNDEPPALRQAGALGPVITALLRKDPDGRPSAQETERMLIEAMEGREPKAAHAYVPTRAVTQDELVPAQEPSDGPAAPAQRAQTAARTTSHTTPLPEPAETAAVPAPAAPANGWLKRAAGIALVAALLGGGGVFGVLKYMDDQGKGSADKNVSAPEPAAAPAGWNKVTDPIGGFTLFVPDGWKRVANGDQIDYTPDDGKHFIRIAADPTPDYRDPLAHVLDLEQQVQKRTDYKKVRLNQNTFQDSTRAALWDFSWTEKQNHPGPRRAKEQMYIAPDGTEYAIYMSSPVSDWATTEQQFDIVLSGWEPPAKRP, encoded by the coding sequence GTGGAACAGCAGACAGGTGCGGGTGCGGTGCTCGCTGGCCGGTACCGGCTCGTGGAGCCCATCGGCAGCGGCGGCATGGGCAAGGTGTGGCGCGCGCATGACGAGCTGCTGCACAGGACCGTCGCCGTCAAGGAACTGACGGCGGGTCTGTACGTCGCCCAGGCCGACCGGGAGGTCCTGCACGCCCGCACGCAGAAGGAGGCCCGGGCCGCGGCCCGGATCCAGCATCCGGCGGTCGTCGTCGTCCACGACGTGCTGGAGCACGACGACCGGCCGTGGATCGTCATGGAGTACATCGACGGCCCCTCCCTCGCGGAGGCGGCCAAGGCGGCCGGCCGGATCGAGCCCAACGAGGCGGCCCGGATCGGGCTGCACGTCCTGGGTGCGCTGCGCGCCGCGCACGCGGTCGGCGTCCTGCACCGGGACGTGAAGCCGGGCAACGTGCTGCTCGCCAAGGACGGGCGGGTCCTGCTCACGGACTTCGGGATCGCCGCGATCGAGGGCGACTCCTCCATCACGCGGACCGGCGAGATCGTCGGCTCGATCGACTACCTGGCCCCGGAGCGGGTCACCGGCGGCACCCCCGGTACGGCCTCCGACCTGTGGTCGCTGGGCGCGACCCTGTACACGGCCGTCGAGGCCCGTTCGCCCTTCCGCCGCACCTCGCCCATCTCCAGCCTGCAGGCCGTGGTCAACGACGAGCCGCCGGCGCTGCGGCAGGCGGGGGCCCTGGGGCCGGTCATCACGGCCCTGCTGCGCAAGGATCCGGACGGGCGGCCCTCGGCCCAGGAGACCGAGCGGATGCTGATCGAGGCGATGGAGGGCCGCGAGCCGAAGGCGGCGCACGCGTACGTGCCCACCCGCGCGGTGACCCAGGACGAACTGGTCCCGGCGCAGGAGCCGTCCGACGGTCCGGCCGCGCCTGCGCAGCGAGCGCAGACGGCCGCGCGGACGACCTCGCACACGACCCCGCTGCCGGAGCCCGCCGAGACCGCTGCGGTTCCCGCTCCCGCGGCCCCGGCGAACGGCTGGCTCAAGCGGGCCGCGGGCATCGCCCTGGTGGCGGCGCTGCTCGGCGGCGGCGGCGTGTTCGGGGTGCTCAAGTACATGGACGACCAGGGGAAGGGCAGCGCGGACAAGAACGTCAGCGCCCCTGAGCCGGCCGCCGCGCCGGCCGGCTGGAACAAGGTCACCGACCCCATCGGCGGCTTCACCCTGTTCGTCCCGGACGGCTGGAAGCGCGTGGCGAACGGCGACCAGATCGACTACACCCCGGACGACGGGAAGCACTTCATCCGGATCGCCGCCGACCCCACCCCGGACTACCGGGACCCGTTGGCGCACGTGCTCGACCTGGAGCAGCAGGTGCAGAAGCGGACGGACTACAAGAAGGTGCGGCTGAACCAGAACACCTTCCAGGACAGCACCCGGGCCGCGCTCTGGGACTTCAGCTGGACGGAGAAGCAGAACCACCCCGGTCCCCGCAGGGCCAAGGAGCAGATGTACATCGCCCCGGACGGCACGGAGTACGCCATCTACATGTCGAGCCCGGTCTCCGACTGGGCCACGACCGAGCAGCAGTTCGACATCGTGCTCAGCGGCTGGGAGCCGCCGGCCAAGCGGCCCTGA
- a CDS encoding protein kinase, producing MEDYAGRILADRYRLPLPPSDEYELVETRAFDTRSGQEVLVRQVPLPELVDAELLDGDAAAGGGARAPMAAGRRAAGDLPAVRRAIAAAQAAASVPDHPRLDQVFDVFAEGGSLWIVSELVPSRPLAALIADEPLSPYRAAEVAADVLTALRVLHAHGWTHRNITVRTVLICEDGRVVLTGLAAGAAEDALCGYDPVPPNPGASEGWAPPDTPPPPARGWGTPLRDGPGTGRNSAARGPGAPPPASADPGTAALAADPGRDTAPNPGGEQDRGTPPGAGLAVRGLQGGAPDPSAGGGRDAGPGAGGYAPLVAPGYDTGPRYSDHITPGATGERPDLKAAARAGAIAAYRAGAQAAAARVTEQRKGGSEPAPEPRPQGSNLPQGYAYPYGGPETGTSAPWHGATPRRQAALPPAEQPEPEPAPESQPGPAPARPALPAQLALPQGYHQADPPPPASPQGTEGPNMASYLPPGEPGPVRPNGTESADTGPHLPGRPSPPGHGGGWAGGGIRSGLDAERARQTRMAVVGAVTERWAPEQAGPVTGPWQLAAPVGPATDLWALGALLYRAVQGHAPYPEDSVTELVEMVCAEPPAFAEECGPLRPVVESLLRQDPTERPDFEELRGWLRSLVRSAPEPDGGLGVLPMPEPDPARLPVVRRRGDLHGRHRNPAPSRKPRSLGRILLVGVLALLAGAVAYAMLFLPKQEEQRGADDKTPVAQQSPSPSASTPAPASPRQSQAPQTPQTGAPAPPGYTTQQDPEHFEIAVPNGWERRGMNEAGQVRYTDGEYVLTVVPGRDKVDGNPDPATYQKDKEPELAPYRSSTWASGGDVKTTKVGNQLRVTGRYTWIDGNGRSVVARNFVVALGGSYHVVVVTGPQDGEGKVTEVFEKATGSYKSGG from the coding sequence GTGGAGGACTACGCGGGCCGGATCCTGGCCGACCGCTACCGTCTGCCGCTGCCGCCGTCGGACGAGTACGAGCTGGTCGAGACCCGCGCCTTCGACACGCGCAGCGGGCAGGAAGTCCTGGTACGGCAGGTTCCGTTGCCGGAGCTCGTGGATGCCGAGCTGCTGGACGGGGATGCGGCGGCCGGCGGCGGGGCGCGGGCCCCGATGGCGGCGGGGCGCCGGGCGGCGGGGGATCTGCCGGCCGTGCGCAGGGCCATCGCCGCAGCGCAGGCGGCCGCGTCCGTGCCGGACCATCCGCGGCTGGACCAGGTCTTCGACGTGTTCGCCGAGGGCGGGTCGCTCTGGATAGTGAGCGAGCTGGTCCCCTCACGTCCGCTGGCCGCGCTGATCGCCGATGAACCGCTGAGCCCCTACCGGGCGGCGGAGGTCGCCGCGGACGTGCTGACCGCGCTGCGGGTGCTGCACGCGCACGGCTGGACGCACCGGAACATCACGGTCCGGACCGTGTTGATATGCGAGGACGGGAGGGTCGTGCTGACGGGGCTGGCGGCGGGGGCCGCCGAGGACGCCCTGTGCGGCTACGACCCGGTCCCGCCGAACCCCGGCGCGTCCGAAGGCTGGGCCCCGCCCGACACGCCGCCGCCCCCGGCCCGCGGCTGGGGCACGCCGCTCCGCGACGGCCCCGGTACGGGCCGGAACTCCGCCGCCCGGGGCCCCGGTGCACCGCCCCCGGCGTCGGCGGACCCGGGTACGGCCGCCTTAGCCGCTGATCCCGGCCGGGACACGGCACCGAACCCCGGCGGGGAGCAGGACCGGGGGACGCCGCCCGGTGCGGGGCTCGCCGTACGGGGGCTCCAGGGCGGGGCCCCGGACCCGTCGGCGGGCGGCGGGCGGGATGCCGGTCCGGGCGCGGGCGGCTACGCGCCCCTCGTGGCGCCGGGGTACGACACCGGACCGCGGTACTCCGACCACATCACCCCCGGCGCGACGGGCGAGCGGCCCGACCTCAAGGCCGCCGCCCGGGCCGGGGCCATCGCCGCGTACCGGGCCGGCGCACAGGCAGCCGCCGCGCGGGTCACCGAGCAGCGCAAGGGCGGATCCGAGCCCGCGCCGGAGCCGAGGCCGCAGGGGTCGAACCTCCCGCAGGGGTACGCGTACCCGTACGGCGGCCCGGAGACCGGGACGAGCGCGCCGTGGCACGGAGCCACCCCGCGCCGGCAGGCCGCCCTTCCCCCGGCCGAGCAGCCGGAGCCGGAGCCCGCGCCCGAGTCGCAGCCCGGACCGGCGCCGGCCCGTCCGGCACTGCCCGCACAACTCGCCCTGCCCCAGGGCTATCACCAGGCCGACCCCCCGCCCCCGGCCTCGCCGCAGGGCACCGAGGGCCCGAACATGGCCTCGTACCTGCCCCCGGGCGAGCCCGGTCCCGTTCGGCCGAACGGGACCGAGAGCGCCGACACGGGCCCGCACCTCCCCGGCCGGCCCAGCCCGCCCGGCCACGGCGGGGGTTGGGCCGGCGGGGGCATCCGGAGCGGGCTGGATGCCGAGCGGGCGCGGCAGACGCGGATGGCCGTCGTCGGGGCCGTCACCGAGCGGTGGGCCCCCGAGCAGGCCGGGCCCGTCACGGGGCCCTGGCAGCTGGCCGCCCCCGTCGGACCCGCCACCGACCTCTGGGCGCTCGGTGCGCTGCTGTACCGCGCCGTGCAGGGCCACGCCCCGTACCCCGAGGACAGCGTCACCGAACTCGTCGAGATGGTCTGCGCCGAGCCCCCGGCCTTCGCCGAGGAGTGCGGCCCGCTGCGCCCGGTCGTGGAGTCGCTGCTGCGCCAGGACCCCACCGAGCGCCCCGACTTCGAGGAGCTCCGCGGCTGGCTGCGCTCGCTCGTACGGTCCGCGCCCGAGCCGGACGGCGGCCTCGGCGTGCTCCCGATGCCGGAGCCGGATCCCGCGCGGCTGCCCGTCGTACGCCGGCGGGGGGACCTGCACGGCCGGCACCGCAACCCCGCCCCCTCCCGCAAGCCGCGCTCCCTCGGGCGGATCCTGCTCGTCGGCGTCCTCGCCCTGCTCGCCGGGGCCGTGGCCTACGCCATGCTCTTCCTGCCCAAGCAGGAGGAGCAGCGGGGTGCCGACGACAAGACCCCGGTGGCGCAGCAGTCCCCGTCGCCCTCCGCCTCCACGCCCGCCCCGGCCTCGCCCCGGCAGAGCCAGGCGCCCCAGACCCCCCAGACCGGGGCCCCCGCCCCGCCCGGGTACACCACGCAGCAGGACCCGGAGCACTTCGAGATCGCCGTCCCCAACGGCTGGGAGCGGCGCGGCATGAACGAGGCCGGGCAGGTCCGATACACCGACGGGGAGTACGTCCTGACGGTCGTCCCCGGCCGGGACAAGGTCGACGGCAACCCGGACCCGGCGACGTACCAGAAGGACAAGGAGCCGGAGCTGGCCCCGTACCGGTCCTCCACCTGGGCCAGCGGCGGCGACGTGAAGACCACGAAGGTCGGCAACCAGCTCCGCGTCACCGGCCGGTACACGTGGATCGACGGCAACGGCCGCAGCGTCGTCGCCCGGAACTTCGTCGTGGCGCTGGGCGGCAGTTACCACGTCGTCGTGGTCACCGGTCCGCAGGACGGGGAGGGCAAGGTCACCGAGGTCTTCGAGAAGGCCACGGGGAGTTACAAATCGGGTGGTTGA
- a CDS encoding serine/threonine-protein kinase has translation MSKPEHTESPAESPAAKQDRAKPVSAEPKSPAAKPDAPQAAEPGAAKPAAPPAVPPAAKPNVGKPASGAAEPAEAAAGAAEAGKSAPGGAGGGASEDAKPAVASAEPAGEEPAAAKADLGKPAAAAGVTEGGKPDLDKAAAASAEAEDKKPAAAAKPVAAGNPVVEKADAVAAAVKAAAAKAAQGAGAEGRLLARRYRLREVLGKGGMGTVWRAEDETLGRTVAVKELRFSTGVDEDEKRRLITRTLREAKAIARIRSGGAVTVFDVVDEDERPWIVMELIEGPSLAEFIREQGPLTPHRAAEVGLAVLDVLRAAHGQGILHRDVKPSNVLIARTGRVVLTDFGIAQVEGDPSVTSTGMLVGAPSYISPERARGQKPGPPADMWSLGGLLYAAVEGVPPYDKGSALATLTAVMTEPVEPPKNAGPLTEVIYGLLAKDPARRLDDERARVMLTAVINAPEPAPAPVLAPAVEETRQISLADAKEAAAKVTAEKAAEKAAEKAEKKERERLEREQRERARAALKATRKAAAAAAATTAVSAAEPPATGKRSPVAAPLTDVMSRRTIALAIAGVVVALAVIGSLIAYAFSGDDPSDKKEEGKGGPGTSASGTPNPSASAKTGETSATAGKGGTGTTTGGTQPSQGQSPGGQQGQGQGQTQGQGQSQGQGASPGSPGGGLPDGYAKVTDPGFHFSMAMPSGFKVTGIAGENSGAIYSRDGGFPRIQVDYTASPGNDARAAWAEAVAGTASSSTNYRTIRIDATEYNGYPTVADWEFEREQKGIKVRVLNRGFKVDAKHGYAIMISCAADQWDGPECTTMRNTAFATFQPLG, from the coding sequence ATGTCGAAGCCGGAGCACACCGAGTCGCCCGCCGAGTCGCCTGCGGCGAAGCAGGACCGGGCGAAGCCTGTGTCGGCGGAGCCGAAGTCGCCTGCGGCAAAGCCTGACGCACCGCAGGCTGCGGAGCCTGGCGCCGCGAAGCCTGCCGCCCCGCCTGCCGTCCCGCCTGCGGCGAAGCCGAACGTGGGCAAGCCTGCGTCCGGTGCCGCAGAGCCGGCGGAGGCTGCGGCTGGTGCCGCCGAGGCCGGGAAGTCGGCCCCGGGCGGGGCCGGTGGTGGCGCGTCCGAGGACGCGAAGCCTGCCGTGGCGTCTGCCGAGCCGGCGGGCGAGGAGCCTGCTGCGGCGAAGGCCGACCTGGGCAAGCCTGCGGCTGCCGCCGGCGTCACCGAGGGCGGGAAGCCGGACCTGGACAAGGCTGCGGCGGCGTCTGCCGAGGCCGAGGACAAGAAGCCTGCTGCTGCGGCGAAGCCTGTTGCGGCGGGGAATCCCGTCGTCGAGAAGGCCGATGCCGTTGCGGCTGCGGTCAAGGCGGCTGCCGCCAAGGCCGCTCAGGGCGCGGGAGCCGAGGGCCGGCTGCTCGCGCGCCGCTACCGGCTGCGCGAAGTGCTCGGCAAGGGCGGCATGGGCACCGTCTGGCGCGCCGAGGACGAGACCCTCGGCCGGACCGTCGCCGTAAAGGAACTCCGCTTCAGCACCGGCGTCGACGAGGACGAGAAGCGCCGCCTCATCACCCGTACGCTGCGCGAAGCCAAGGCCATTGCGCGGATCCGCAGCGGCGGCGCCGTCACCGTCTTCGACGTCGTGGACGAGGACGAGCGCCCGTGGATCGTCATGGAGCTCATCGAGGGCCCCTCGCTGGCCGAATTCATCCGTGAACAGGGCCCGCTGACTCCCCACCGCGCCGCCGAGGTCGGCCTCGCCGTCCTCGACGTGCTCCGCGCCGCGCACGGCCAGGGCATCCTGCACCGGGACGTCAAGCCGTCCAACGTGCTCATCGCCCGCACCGGCCGCGTCGTCCTCACCGACTTCGGCATCGCCCAGGTCGAAGGCGACCCCTCCGTCACCTCCACCGGCATGCTCGTCGGCGCCCCCTCGTACATCTCCCCCGAGCGCGCCCGCGGCCAGAAGCCCGGCCCGCCCGCCGACATGTGGTCCCTCGGCGGACTGCTCTACGCCGCCGTCGAGGGCGTGCCCCCGTACGACAAGGGGTCCGCGCTCGCCACCCTCACCGCCGTCATGACCGAGCCGGTGGAACCGCCCAAGAACGCGGGTCCGCTGACCGAGGTCATCTACGGCCTGCTGGCCAAGGATCCGGCCCGCCGCCTCGACGACGAGCGCGCCCGGGTGATGCTCACCGCCGTCATCAACGCGCCGGAGCCGGCGCCCGCCCCGGTCCTCGCCCCGGCCGTCGAGGAGACGCGGCAGATCTCGCTGGCGGACGCCAAGGAGGCCGCGGCCAAGGTCACCGCCGAAAAGGCTGCCGAAAAGGCCGCCGAGAAGGCGGAGAAGAAGGAGCGCGAGCGGCTCGAGCGCGAGCAGCGCGAACGGGCCCGCGCCGCGCTGAAGGCGACCCGCAAGGCCGCGGCAGCCGCAGCGGCGACGACGGCGGTCTCGGCCGCCGAGCCCCCGGCGACGGGCAAGCGCTCGCCGGTCGCGGCGCCGCTCACCGACGTCATGTCCCGCCGCACCATCGCCCTGGCGATAGCGGGTGTGGTCGTCGCCCTCGCCGTCATCGGATCCCTGATCGCGTACGCGTTCAGCGGTGACGACCCGTCCGACAAGAAGGAGGAGGGCAAGGGCGGTCCGGGAACGTCCGCTTCCGGCACGCCGAACCCCAGCGCGTCCGCCAAGACCGGCGAGACCAGCGCCACCGCGGGCAAGGGCGGGACCGGCACCACCACCGGCGGCACCCAGCCCAGCCAGGGCCAGTCCCCGGGCGGGCAGCAGGGCCAGGGCCAGGGCCAGACCCAGGGCCAAGGGCAGAGCCAGGGTCAGGGCGCCTCGCCGGGCAGTCCCGGAGGCGGACTGCCGGACGGCTACGCCAAGGTGACGGACCCTGGGTTCCACTTCTCCATGGCGATGCCCTCGGGCTTCAAGGTGACGGGCATAGCCGGCGAGAACTCCGGCGCGATATACAGCCGCGACGGCGGCTTCCCGCGCATCCAGGTCGACTACACCGCCAGCCCCGGCAACGACGCCCGCGCCGCGTGGGCGGAAGCGGTCGCCGGAACGGCGAGCTCCAGCACGAACTACCGGACGATCCGGATCGACGCGACGGAGTACAACGGCTACCCGACCGTCGCCGACTGGGAGTTCGAGCGGGAGCAGAAGGGCATCAAGGTCCGGGTGCTCAACCGCGGCTTCAAGGTGGACGCGAAGCACGGCTACGCCATCATGATCAGCTGTGCGGCGGACCAGTGGGACGGCCCGGAGTGCACGACGATGCGCAACACGGCGTTCGCGACCTTCCAGCCGCTCGGCTGA
- a CDS encoding glycerol-3-phosphate dehydrogenase/oxidase, with amino-acid sequence MRTATLGPVQREEALARMAERELDVLVVGAGVVGAGTALDAATRGLSTGLVEARDWASGTSSRSSKLIHGGLRYLEMLDFALVREALKERGLLLERLAPHLVKPVPFLYPLQHKGWERFYAGSGVALYDAMSVSSGHGRGLPVHRHLSRKRALRVAPALRKDALVGALQYYDAQMDDARFVATLVRTAAAYGAQCANRARVVGFLREGERVVGARVQDVEGGGQYEIRARQIVNATGVWTDDTQALIGERGQFHVRASKGIHLVVPKDRIHSSTGLILRTEKSVLFVIPWGRSWIVGTTDTDWDLDKAHPAASSADIDYLLEHVNAVLAVPLTRDDVQGVYAGLRPLLAGESDATSKLSREHTVAHPVPGLVVVAGGKYTTYRVMAKDAVDEAVHGLDQRVAECVTEDVPLVGAEGYRALWNGRAGIAARTGLHVVRVEHLLNRYGSMTDELLDLIAADPGLAKPLGGADDYLRAEVVYAASHEGARHLDDVLTRRTRISIETFDRGTRSARECAELMAPVLGWDEQQTAKEVEHYDKRVQAERESQRQPDDQTADAARLGAPDIVPL; translated from the coding sequence GTGAGGACAGCGACACTGGGGCCGGTCCAGCGCGAAGAGGCGCTCGCCCGGATGGCCGAGCGGGAACTGGACGTGCTGGTGGTGGGCGCGGGCGTGGTGGGCGCCGGTACCGCCCTCGATGCCGCGACCAGAGGCCTCTCGACGGGCCTGGTCGAGGCCCGGGACTGGGCGTCGGGCACGTCCAGCCGGTCGAGCAAGCTGATCCACGGCGGCCTGCGGTACCTGGAGATGCTGGACTTCGCGCTCGTACGGGAGGCCCTGAAGGAGCGCGGCCTGCTGCTGGAGCGGCTCGCCCCGCACCTGGTCAAGCCCGTGCCGTTCCTGTACCCGCTGCAGCACAAGGGCTGGGAGCGGTTCTACGCCGGATCGGGCGTCGCGCTGTACGACGCGATGTCGGTGTCCAGCGGGCACGGGCGGGGGCTGCCGGTACACCGGCACCTGTCGCGCAAGCGCGCGCTGCGGGTCGCTCCGGCGCTGCGCAAGGACGCGCTGGTGGGGGCCCTGCAGTACTACGACGCCCAGATGGACGATGCGCGGTTCGTGGCCACGCTGGTCCGGACGGCCGCGGCGTACGGGGCGCAGTGCGCCAACCGGGCGAGGGTGGTCGGCTTCCTGCGCGAGGGGGAGCGGGTCGTCGGGGCGCGCGTGCAGGACGTGGAGGGCGGCGGCCAGTACGAGATCCGCGCGCGGCAGATCGTGAACGCGACCGGGGTGTGGACGGACGACACGCAGGCGCTGATCGGGGAGCGGGGGCAGTTCCACGTCCGCGCGTCGAAGGGCATCCACCTGGTCGTCCCGAAGGACCGGATCCACTCCTCGACGGGCCTGATCCTGAGGACGGAGAAATCCGTGCTGTTCGTGATCCCGTGGGGGCGGAGCTGGATCGTGGGGACCACGGACACGGACTGGGACCTGGACAAGGCGCATCCGGCGGCGTCCAGCGCGGACATCGACTACCTGCTGGAGCACGTGAACGCGGTGCTGGCGGTGCCGCTCACGCGGGACGACGTGCAGGGGGTGTACGCGGGCCTGCGGCCGCTGCTGGCCGGCGAGTCGGACGCGACGAGCAAGCTCTCGCGCGAGCACACGGTGGCGCATCCCGTGCCGGGGCTGGTGGTGGTCGCGGGCGGCAAGTACACGACGTACCGGGTCATGGCGAAGGACGCGGTGGACGAGGCGGTGCACGGGCTGGACCAGCGGGTCGCCGAATGCGTGACGGAGGACGTGCCGCTGGTGGGGGCGGAGGGGTACCGGGCGCTGTGGAACGGGCGGGCCGGGATCGCGGCCCGGACGGGCCTTCATGTGGTGCGGGTCGAGCACCTGTTGAACCGCTACGGCTCGATGACGGACGAACTGCTGGACCTGATCGCGGCGGACCCCGGGCTGGCGAAGCCGCTGGGCGGGGCGGACGACTACCTGCGGGCGGAGGTGGTGTACGCGGCATCGCACGAGGGTGCGCGGCATCTGGACGACGTGCTGACGCGGCGGACGCGGATCTCGATCGAGACGTTCGACCGGGGGACGCGGTCGGCGCGGGAGTGCGCGGAGCTGATGGCTCCGGTCCTGGGGTGGGACGAGCAGCAGACCGCGAAGGAAGTGGAACACTACGACAAGCGGGTACAGGCGGAACGGGAATCGCAGCGTCAGCCGGACGACCAGACGGCGGATGCGGCGCGGTTGGGGGCTCCTGACATCGTTCCGTTGTAA